In a genomic window of Leifsonia xyli subsp. cynodontis DSM 46306:
- a CDS encoding FecCD family ABC transporter permease has protein sequence MTSTVLGARSRRRAVVLPAVGVAFAAGVVLALGVGSVVIAAPDVLAALAGRAASTVHAAIVWDVRLPRILLALLVGACLAVSGALLQAVVGNPLADPGLTGVTAGAASVVLVILLAVPAATGLVPPAAFAGGCVAAGLVYALAWRRSGMRPLDIILAGVAVNAVAGAVIGLLSLRFSDRQPAAIQRLNGSLAAKGMDTVLLLVPYAAVGLVAALACSGKANILRLGDAVAGNLGENVARTRLILSAVAVFLAAVAVAAVGVLGFLGLVVPHLARLLVGSDHRVLLPLSALLGALLLLVSDTIGRTAFAPVEIPAGIVMAFVGAPYFLFLLRRSGAPR, from the coding sequence GTGACGAGCACTGTGCTCGGGGCGCGCTCCCGCCGGCGGGCGGTCGTCCTCCCGGCGGTGGGTGTCGCGTTCGCCGCGGGGGTGGTCCTCGCGCTCGGCGTCGGCAGCGTGGTCATCGCCGCCCCCGATGTGCTCGCCGCGCTCGCCGGGCGGGCCGCTTCCACCGTCCACGCGGCGATCGTGTGGGATGTGCGGCTGCCGCGCATCCTGCTCGCCCTGCTGGTCGGCGCCTGCCTCGCCGTCTCCGGCGCCTTGCTGCAAGCGGTCGTCGGCAACCCGCTGGCCGACCCGGGGCTGACCGGGGTGACGGCGGGCGCGGCCTCCGTGGTTCTCGTGATCCTGCTCGCCGTCCCGGCCGCGACCGGGCTCGTGCCGCCGGCCGCCTTCGCCGGCGGATGCGTCGCCGCCGGGCTCGTCTACGCGCTCGCGTGGCGTCGGTCCGGGATGCGGCCGCTCGACATCATCCTGGCCGGCGTCGCCGTCAACGCGGTCGCCGGCGCCGTCATCGGGCTGCTCTCGCTGCGGTTCAGCGATCGTCAGCCGGCCGCGATCCAGCGGCTGAACGGCAGCCTGGCGGCGAAGGGCATGGACACCGTCCTGCTGCTCGTGCCGTATGCCGCGGTCGGTCTGGTCGCCGCGCTGGCCTGCTCCGGCAAAGCGAACATCCTGCGCCTCGGCGACGCCGTCGCCGGAAATCTCGGCGAGAACGTCGCCCGCACACGCCTGATCCTCTCGGCCGTCGCCGTGTTCCTCGCGGCGGTCGCGGTCGCCGCGGTCGGTGTGCTCGGCTTCCTCGGTTTGGTCGTCCCGCACCTCGCGCGGCTGCTCGTCGGCTCGGACCATCGCGTGCTGCTGCCGCTGAGCGCCCTCCTCGGCGCGCTCCTCCTCCTCGTCTCCGACACGATCGGCCGTACCGCGTTCGCCCCCGTCGAGATCCCGGCGGGGATCGTCATGGCCTTCGTCGGGGCGCCGTACTTCCTGTTCCTCCTGCGGCGCTCGGGGGCGCCGCGATGA
- a CDS encoding ABC transporter substrate-binding protein, whose amino-acid sequence MRLPAACLLPAAALALLAGLTACSVPADPGSTTVPSATPLADGVDPAALAEALGQFPAEPPSSVVSASVPLAEILGELGVPVAGVPSTTTQQLPQSLADVPRIDSSMAPDVEKIVELAPGLVVAAESARSTVEASLTDTGTPSVFLQTDTLADAKLAVKTLGAAFDRQERASAILDRLGAAEAELRALRPTTAGKPTKVLLLIGAADSFMVMSDGSYAGSLVALTGADNIAGSQLGATGAFTAVDLEKVIAAAPDVVLVLSSSGADAAQRALDAEFAARPAWRSVPAVADGRVHVLDYGRFGYTSLAALPAAVGELSGFLR is encoded by the coding sequence ATGCGCCTGCCAGCCGCCTGTCTCCTCCCCGCCGCCGCCCTCGCGCTGCTCGCCGGGCTCACCGCGTGCAGCGTCCCCGCCGACCCCGGCTCCACAACCGTCCCGTCTGCGACGCCCCTCGCCGACGGTGTCGACCCGGCCGCGCTCGCCGAGGCGCTCGGACAGTTCCCGGCCGAGCCGCCCTCGAGCGTCGTCAGCGCGTCCGTGCCGCTCGCCGAGATCCTCGGCGAGCTCGGGGTCCCGGTCGCCGGGGTCCCGTCGACCACGACGCAGCAGCTGCCTCAGTCGCTCGCCGATGTTCCGCGCATCGACAGTTCGATGGCGCCCGATGTCGAGAAGATCGTCGAACTCGCCCCCGGCCTCGTCGTCGCGGCCGAGTCGGCGCGATCCACCGTGGAGGCGTCGCTGACGGACACCGGCACACCGAGCGTCTTCCTCCAGACCGATACGCTCGCGGACGCAAAGCTCGCGGTGAAGACCCTCGGTGCGGCGTTCGACCGCCAGGAGCGGGCGAGCGCCATTCTGGACCGGCTGGGCGCCGCCGAGGCCGAACTGCGCGCCCTGCGGCCGACCACAGCGGGGAAGCCGACCAAGGTGCTCCTGCTCATCGGCGCTGCCGACTCGTTCATGGTCATGAGCGACGGTTCTTACGCCGGCTCCCTGGTCGCGCTCACCGGGGCCGACAATATCGCCGGCTCCCAGCTGGGCGCGACCGGCGCCTTCACCGCGGTGGACCTCGAAAAGGTCATCGCCGCCGCACCGGATGTCGTGCTCGTCCTCTCCTCGAGCGGCGCGGATGCGGCCCAGCGGGCCCTCGACGCCGAATTCGCCGCACGGCCAGCGTGGCGGAGCGTCCCGGCGGTCGCGGACGGCCGGGTACACGTCCTCGACTACGGCCGATTCGGCTACACCTCGCTCGCGGCGCTTCCGGCCGCTGTCGGCGAGCTGAGCGGCTTCCTGCGGTGA
- a CDS encoding pyridoxamine 5'-phosphate oxidase family protein produces MTAPASASALEHAAERERYRAFLAERATLTLGVADRDGVPMVAVTPFAAVDGALYLYVSALADHHDALAAADEVAVLFRADEDGAPNLFALERARFRCAVRVVHDEGNEAVFDRFAEATSPALVRLLRGLDFGLYRLEPLAGRYIVGFGKAYDVDWAGDRFDHVVIDKTQS; encoded by the coding sequence ATGACCGCCCCAGCCTCTGCCTCCGCCCTCGAGCACGCTGCCGAGCGCGAGCGCTACCGCGCCTTCCTCGCCGAGCGTGCGACGCTGACCCTCGGCGTCGCCGACCGCGACGGCGTGCCGATGGTCGCCGTCACTCCGTTCGCCGCGGTCGACGGTGCGCTCTATCTCTATGTCAGCGCCCTCGCCGACCATCACGACGCCCTCGCCGCCGCCGACGAGGTCGCTGTGCTCTTCCGTGCCGATGAGGACGGCGCGCCCAATCTGTTCGCCCTCGAGCGTGCGCGGTTCCGCTGCGCCGTGCGGGTCGTACACGATGAGGGCAACGAGGCCGTGTTCGACCGGTTCGCGGAGGCCACGAGCCCTGCGCTCGTCCGGCTGCTCCGCGGCCTCGACTTCGGTCTCTACCGGCTCGAACCGCTCGCCGGCCGATACATCGTCGGGTTCGGGAAGGCTTACGATGTGGACTGGGCCGGTGACCGCTTCGACCATGTCGTCATCGACAAGACGCAGAGCTGA
- a CDS encoding metal-sensitive transcriptional regulator: MIADIRKRALHRTRILSGQLRGLEKMIENEDYCIDIITQSLAIQKSLGSLNKLLVENHLKTHVSEMFEEGGEQRDTAILELLKIYELSNNRG, translated from the coding sequence GTGATCGCAGACATCAGGAAGCGGGCCCTCCACCGCACGCGCATCCTCTCAGGCCAACTCCGCGGACTCGAGAAGATGATCGAGAACGAGGACTACTGCATCGACATCATCACCCAGTCGCTCGCGATCCAGAAGTCCCTCGGCTCCCTCAACAAACTGCTCGTGGAGAACCACCTGAAGACCCATGTCTCCGAGATGTTCGAGGAGGGCGGGGAACAGCGCGACACCGCGATCCTGGAACTGCTGAAAATCTACGAGCTCTCGAACAACCGGGGCTGA
- a CDS encoding aldehyde dehydrogenase family protein — translation MSRLAVPKTYKLSIGGKFPRSESGRTYEVLAAKGDFLANAAKASRKDARDAVVAARAAVSGWSGATPYNRGQVLYRIAELMEGRRAQFVDEIQRAEGVAAAAAGAQVHEAIDRWVWYAGWADKFAQVVGNANPVAGPYFNISVPEPTGVVAIVAPQDSSLLGFVSAVAPALVSGNAIVAIASERFPLSAISLSEVLATSDVPGGVVNILTGSPAEVAPWLASHADVNALDLVGAGDLEWIDLQIAAADMLKRVLPPENGPDAAAPSLDRIAFFTETKTVWHTKSLL, via the coding sequence ATGAGCAGACTGGCCGTGCCGAAGACCTACAAGCTCTCCATCGGCGGAAAGTTTCCGCGCAGCGAGTCCGGACGCACCTACGAGGTGCTCGCCGCCAAGGGGGATTTCCTGGCGAACGCGGCCAAGGCCTCGCGGAAGGACGCCCGGGATGCGGTGGTCGCCGCGCGTGCCGCCGTCTCCGGCTGGTCGGGTGCCACGCCGTACAACCGCGGCCAGGTGCTCTACCGCATCGCCGAGCTGATGGAGGGCCGTCGAGCCCAGTTCGTGGACGAGATCCAGCGCGCGGAGGGCGTCGCCGCTGCTGCTGCGGGCGCCCAGGTACACGAGGCGATCGACCGATGGGTGTGGTACGCAGGCTGGGCTGACAAGTTCGCCCAGGTCGTCGGCAACGCCAACCCGGTCGCCGGTCCCTACTTCAACATCTCGGTGCCGGAGCCGACGGGTGTCGTCGCCATCGTCGCGCCGCAGGACTCCAGCCTGCTGGGGTTCGTGAGCGCGGTCGCCCCCGCCCTCGTGTCGGGCAACGCGATCGTCGCCATCGCCAGTGAGCGCTTCCCGCTCTCGGCGATCAGCTTGAGCGAGGTGCTGGCGACCAGCGATGTCCCCGGTGGCGTGGTCAACATCCTCACCGGTTCGCCCGCCGAGGTCGCGCCCTGGCTCGCCTCGCACGCCGACGTCAACGCGCTCGACCTGGTCGGCGCGGGCGACCTGGAGTGGATCGACCTCCAGATCGCCGCGGCCGACATGCTGAAACGCGTCCTGCCCCCGGAGAACGGCCCGGATGCCGCCGCCCCCTCGCTCGACCGGATCGCGTTCTTCACCGAGACGAAGACCGTGTGGCACACCAAGAGCCTTCTTTAG
- a CDS encoding SGNH/GDSL hydrolase family protein has protein sequence MTHGTGGALALVGDSLTQGGDWAVLLPGEDARNFGVAGDTTDDLLARLDAVIDSRPDTLALLIGTNDLAWRRSAEHVVRNTETILVTLRKELPEARVLMQSVLPRGHDFAEQIRDINRHLWQFAPTVHAGWLDLWPALALEDGELNPAFSEDRLHLNDEGYRAWAGELVPGLERLRQLPPSSRAISPSPTSAAPPKPTPPDPAAPKPRMFSPVSPAMSSLS, from the coding sequence ATGACGCACGGGACAGGCGGAGCGCTCGCGCTGGTGGGCGACAGCCTGACGCAGGGCGGGGACTGGGCGGTCTTGCTCCCCGGTGAGGATGCGCGGAACTTCGGCGTCGCGGGCGACACCACCGACGATCTCCTCGCCCGCCTCGACGCCGTCATCGATTCCCGCCCGGACACGCTCGCCCTGCTGATCGGAACGAACGACCTTGCCTGGCGGCGTTCGGCCGAGCATGTCGTGCGGAACACCGAGACCATCCTGGTCACGCTCCGCAAGGAGCTGCCGGAGGCGCGCGTCCTGATGCAGTCGGTGCTGCCGCGCGGGCACGATTTCGCCGAGCAGATCCGCGACATCAACCGGCACCTGTGGCAGTTCGCGCCGACCGTCCACGCCGGATGGCTCGATCTCTGGCCGGCGCTGGCCTTGGAGGACGGCGAACTCAACCCCGCGTTCAGCGAAGACCGGCTGCATCTGAACGACGAGGGCTACCGCGCGTGGGCCGGTGAGCTCGTCCCGGGGCTGGAGCGCCTGCGCCAGCTTCCGCCCTCTTCCCGGGCGATCTCCCCCTCCCCGACCTCGGCGGCGCCGCCTAAGCCCACTCCACCGGACCCCGCCGCGCCGAAACCGAGGATGTTCTCACCCGTGAGCCCGGCGATGTCCTCCCTTTCCTGA
- a CDS encoding ABC transporter ATP-binding protein, whose protein sequence is MSAAPPAALVSAREMYVGYGRKQAVRGVSLDVAAGETIALIGPNGSGKSSLLRALAGRVPVDGGSVRIGGRDIARAGPRERARAAGLLEQRNPAPADLTVRELARYGRHPHRRWFERGGEADRDAVDWALAHTEMLADEDRVVAELSGGEAQRAWLAMVLAQRPRVLLLDEPTTYLDIAHQADVLEVVGELRRVLGMTVVLVLHDLNHVAAVADRVLALYEGVALATGTPAELFTPETIHALYGVAAEVAPGVDGGPPRIHLDHRARRDQRTQRTHPDQKERP, encoded by the coding sequence ATGAGCGCCGCTCCTCCCGCCGCGCTGGTCTCCGCCCGGGAGATGTACGTGGGCTACGGTCGCAAGCAGGCCGTCCGCGGCGTCTCCCTCGATGTCGCCGCGGGCGAGACCATCGCGCTCATCGGTCCCAATGGTTCGGGGAAGTCGTCGCTGCTGCGCGCGCTCGCTGGCCGGGTGCCGGTCGACGGCGGCTCGGTCCGCATCGGCGGCCGGGACATCGCTCGCGCCGGCCCTCGCGAGCGTGCCCGCGCCGCCGGGCTGCTCGAACAGCGCAACCCCGCTCCGGCCGACCTCACCGTGCGCGAACTCGCGAGGTATGGGCGGCATCCGCACCGCCGCTGGTTCGAGCGCGGGGGCGAGGCCGACCGCGACGCCGTCGACTGGGCGCTGGCGCACACGGAGATGCTCGCCGACGAGGATCGCGTCGTGGCCGAGCTCTCCGGCGGCGAAGCGCAGCGCGCCTGGCTCGCCATGGTCCTCGCCCAACGGCCCCGGGTGCTGCTCCTCGACGAGCCGACCACCTACCTCGACATCGCCCACCAGGCCGATGTGCTGGAGGTGGTGGGCGAACTGCGGAGAGTGCTCGGGATGACCGTCGTCTTGGTGCTGCACGACCTCAACCATGTCGCTGCGGTCGCCGATCGCGTGCTCGCCCTGTACGAGGGCGTGGCGCTCGCGACCGGGACGCCCGCCGAACTGTTCACGCCCGAGACGATCCACGCCCTCTACGGGGTCGCCGCCGAGGTCGCCCCCGGTGTGGACGGCGGGCCGCCGCGCATCCACCTCGATCACCGTGCGCGGCGCGACCAGCGCACTCAGCGCACCCACCCCGACCAGAAGGAGAGACCATGA
- the deoC gene encoding deoxyribose-phosphate aldolase → MTIETSPPERALAPAARAVEVLGGDLTEASLRRYLNGIPGVDAVGLEQRAAGLGTRSIKTSSKRWALDTIIRLIDLTTLEGADTPGKVRSLVAKALTPDAGDATTPRPAAVCVYGDIVPYAVEALGAAHAEAPEGVAVAAVATAFPSGRASLAVKLADTADAVAAGADEIDMVIDRGAFLSGRYGLVFDEIVAVKEACRRADGSYAHLKVILETGELNTYDNIRRASWLSILAGGDFIKTSTGKVSPAATLPTTLLMLEVVRDWRRLTGEEIGVKPAGGIRSSKDAIKYLVTVAETVGEHWLQPHLFRFGASSLLNDVLLQRQKLRTGHYSGADYVTID, encoded by the coding sequence GTGACCATCGAGACCTCCCCGCCCGAGCGCGCCCTCGCGCCGGCGGCCCGCGCCGTCGAGGTCCTCGGCGGAGACCTCACCGAGGCGTCCCTGCGGCGCTACCTGAACGGCATCCCCGGGGTCGACGCGGTCGGCCTCGAGCAGCGGGCCGCCGGGCTCGGCACCCGCTCCATCAAGACGTCCAGCAAGCGCTGGGCGCTCGACACCATCATCCGGCTCATCGACCTGACGACCCTCGAAGGCGCCGACACCCCGGGCAAGGTGCGCTCGCTCGTCGCCAAGGCGCTGACCCCGGACGCGGGCGACGCGACCACCCCGCGCCCGGCCGCCGTGTGCGTCTACGGCGACATAGTTCCGTACGCCGTCGAGGCGCTCGGCGCCGCGCACGCCGAGGCGCCGGAGGGCGTCGCCGTCGCCGCGGTCGCCACCGCGTTCCCGAGCGGGCGCGCGTCCCTCGCGGTCAAGCTCGCCGACACCGCCGACGCGGTCGCCGCGGGCGCCGACGAGATCGACATGGTCATCGACCGCGGCGCCTTCCTCTCGGGCCGCTACGGCCTCGTGTTCGACGAGATCGTCGCCGTCAAGGAGGCCTGCCGCCGGGCGGACGGAAGCTACGCGCACCTCAAGGTCATCCTCGAGACGGGCGAGCTGAACACGTACGACAACATCCGCCGCGCGTCGTGGCTGAGCATCCTGGCCGGAGGCGACTTCATCAAGACCTCCACCGGCAAGGTCTCGCCGGCGGCGACGCTGCCGACGACCCTCCTCATGCTCGAGGTGGTGCGCGACTGGCGCCGGCTCACCGGCGAGGAGATCGGCGTGAAGCCGGCCGGCGGCATCCGCTCCTCGAAGGACGCCATCAAGTACCTCGTGACCGTCGCCGAGACGGTCGGCGAGCACTGGCTTCAGCCGCACCTGTTCCGCTTCGGCGCGTCCAGCCTTCTGAACGATGTGCTGCTGCAACGCCAGAAGCTCCGCACCGGCCACTACTCTGGCGCCGACTACGTGACCATCGACTGA
- a CDS encoding aldehyde dehydrogenase family protein, producing the protein MSFLEYAPAPESRSILNLRVEYGLFIDGEFVAGRGTPFPTISPATEERLATISTAGSSDVDTAVAAARRAYEKVWSRMSGTDRGKYLFRIARLVQERARELAVAESLDNGKPITESRDVDVPLVAAWFFYYAGWADKLEHAGLGPAPRALGVAAQVIPWNFPLLMLAWKIAPALAAGNTVVLKPAETTPLTALLFAEIVQQADLPPGVVNIVTGAGETGRDLVAHPDVNKVAFTGSTAVGREIARSVAGTDKKLTLELGGKAANIVFDDAPIYQAIEGIVNGIFFNQGHVCCAGSRLLVQESIHDEVVDRLKRRLATLRLGDPLDKNTDIGAINSAAQLQRIRELSDIGEAEGAERWSADCAIPQNGFWFAPTIFTGVSTSHRIAREEIFGPVLSVLTFRTPAEAIAKANNTPYGLSAGVWTDKGSRILAVADRLRAGVVWANTFNRFDPASPFGGYKESGYGREGGRHGLGAYLVPGRSLSPAAVTATASTRKGAKK; encoded by the coding sequence ATGAGCTTCCTCGAGTACGCCCCCGCCCCCGAGTCGCGGTCGATCCTGAACCTCCGCGTCGAGTACGGCCTGTTTATCGACGGCGAGTTCGTCGCCGGGCGCGGCACGCCGTTCCCGACGATCTCCCCGGCGACGGAGGAGCGTCTCGCGACGATCTCCACGGCCGGCTCGTCCGACGTGGATACGGCGGTCGCCGCCGCCCGCCGCGCCTACGAGAAGGTCTGGTCGCGGATGAGCGGCACGGACCGCGGCAAGTACCTGTTCCGCATCGCCCGTCTCGTCCAGGAGCGGGCGCGCGAGCTCGCCGTGGCCGAGAGCCTCGACAACGGCAAGCCGATCACGGAGAGCCGCGACGTCGACGTGCCGCTCGTCGCCGCCTGGTTCTTCTACTACGCCGGCTGGGCGGACAAGCTGGAGCACGCCGGCCTCGGCCCCGCGCCGCGCGCCCTCGGCGTGGCCGCGCAGGTCATCCCGTGGAACTTCCCGCTGCTGATGCTGGCGTGGAAGATCGCCCCGGCCCTCGCGGCCGGCAACACGGTCGTGCTGAAGCCGGCCGAGACCACCCCGTTGACCGCGCTGCTGTTCGCCGAGATCGTGCAGCAGGCCGACCTGCCGCCGGGTGTCGTCAACATCGTCACTGGAGCCGGGGAGACCGGCCGCGACCTCGTCGCCCACCCCGACGTGAACAAGGTCGCCTTCACCGGATCCACGGCCGTCGGACGAGAGATCGCCCGCTCGGTCGCCGGCACCGACAAGAAGCTCACCCTCGAGCTCGGCGGCAAGGCGGCGAATATCGTCTTCGACGACGCGCCGATCTACCAGGCCATCGAGGGCATCGTCAACGGCATCTTCTTCAACCAGGGCCACGTCTGCTGCGCGGGCAGCCGTCTCCTGGTGCAGGAGAGCATCCACGACGAGGTCGTCGACCGGCTCAAGCGCCGCCTGGCGACGCTACGCCTGGGCGACCCGCTGGACAAGAACACTGACATCGGCGCGATCAACAGCGCCGCGCAGTTGCAGCGCATCCGCGAGCTCTCCGACATCGGGGAGGCGGAAGGAGCCGAGCGCTGGAGCGCCGACTGCGCCATTCCCCAGAACGGGTTCTGGTTCGCGCCGACGATCTTCACCGGCGTCTCGACCAGCCACCGCATCGCGCGGGAGGAGATCTTCGGCCCGGTGCTCTCGGTGCTGACGTTCCGCACGCCCGCTGAAGCGATCGCCAAGGCGAACAACACTCCCTACGGTCTCTCGGCCGGTGTCTGGACAGACAAGGGCAGCCGCATCCTGGCCGTCGCGGACAGGCTGCGCGCAGGCGTGGTCTGGGCCAACACCTTCAACCGGTTCGACCCGGCCAGCCCGTTCGGCGGCTACAAGGAGTCTGGCTACGGCCGTGAGGGCGGCCGTCACGGCCTCGGCGCCTACCTCGTCCCCGGGCGTTCGCTCTCGCCGGCCGCCGTCACCGCAACCGCCTCGACCCGCAAGGGAGCCAAGAAATGA
- a CDS encoding heavy-metal-associated domain-containing protein: MKTTYDILGMTCAHCARAVSEHLGALGGVTGVDVDVAEGRAVVTSSVALDPVAVAVAVGEAGYTLGRPDRLRLP, translated from the coding sequence ATGAAGACCACCTATGACATTCTCGGCATGACCTGCGCCCACTGTGCGCGGGCCGTCAGCGAACACCTCGGCGCCCTCGGCGGCGTCACCGGCGTGGACGTGGATGTCGCGGAAGGCAGAGCGGTCGTCACGAGCTCCGTCGCCCTCGACCCGGTCGCCGTCGCCGTCGCCGTGGGAGAAGCCGGATACACACTCGGCCGTCCGGACCGTCTCCGGCTGCCGTGA
- a CDS encoding O-acetyl-ADP-ribose deacetylase, whose translation MTDSTELVLGDLTEQSADAIVNAAIHRRGGPAILAACREVRATALPDGLPTGQAVATTAGDLDARWVIHTVGPVWTAKEDRTPLLQNAYRSSLRVARELGAATVAFPAISAGAYGWPMDEAARIAVSTVRAVLSSGVGSVERVRFVLFRDAAFAAFRAAAGG comes from the coding sequence ATGACAGACTCGACCGAACTCGTCCTCGGCGACCTCACCGAACAGAGCGCGGACGCCATCGTCAACGCCGCCATCCATCGGCGCGGGGGGCCCGCCATCCTGGCCGCCTGCCGAGAAGTGCGCGCGACGGCCCTGCCGGACGGGCTGCCGACCGGCCAGGCCGTCGCGACCACCGCGGGAGACCTGGATGCGCGCTGGGTGATCCACACGGTCGGGCCGGTGTGGACGGCGAAGGAGGACAGGACTCCGCTGCTACAGAACGCGTACCGCTCCTCGCTGCGGGTCGCCCGCGAACTCGGCGCGGCGACGGTGGCCTTCCCCGCGATCTCGGCGGGCGCTTACGGGTGGCCGATGGACGAGGCCGCGCGCATCGCCGTGAGCACGGTACGCGCCGTGCTGTCGTCCGGAGTCGGATCGGTGGAACGCGTTCGGTTCGTGCTCTTCCGGGACGCCGCCTTCGCCGCCTTCCGCGCGGCGGCGGGCGGGTGA
- a CDS encoding sugar-binding domain-containing protein, whose translation MDISSVHVDSGYLSPEDVRALAAKGAVGDVVGRFITGEGRVADPDLDSRTLGLGLDDLRNARVSIAVIAGEAKHRIAHAVVASGLCTTLITDEATAGDVLGRAPDDRTPTDTMPIDREQAAL comes from the coding sequence GTGGACATCAGCTCGGTGCATGTCGACTCCGGCTACCTGTCCCCGGAGGATGTCCGGGCCCTCGCCGCGAAAGGCGCTGTGGGGGATGTCGTGGGCCGCTTCATCACCGGCGAGGGCCGGGTGGCCGACCCCGACCTCGACAGCCGCACGCTCGGACTGGGCCTGGACGATCTGCGCAACGCACGCGTCTCCATCGCGGTCATCGCGGGCGAGGCGAAGCACCGGATCGCGCACGCCGTCGTCGCGAGCGGGCTCTGCACGACGCTCATCACCGACGAGGCCACCGCCGGCGATGTGCTCGGCCGCGCGCCGGACGACAGAACGCCCACCGACACCATGCCCATCGACAGAGAGCAGGCCGCACTGTGA